One genomic segment of Lampris incognitus isolate fLamInc1 chromosome 2, fLamInc1.hap2, whole genome shotgun sequence includes these proteins:
- the fignl2 gene encoding fidgetin-like protein 2 isoform X1, translated as MLSPIVPYSLLKMHWNPEHAQSLSQWPEQHLDVSSTTSSPAHKSELYAGRSRSSYNYAWANDDISALTASNLLKRYAEKYAGVLDSPYDRPPAVGAYPESGAFGGLNGQKTELEPWPLTHSTDGPYPLVPPGSHDSLSASKPVATSAGPPGASSVSVVNSNLSDSGYSGSSSCSGSHSGEYPPSYNSTYLSSGYCPQPSAALPPASLHTLQSTPTLVPSYSPTTPVYNYPPSTYPHQTSLAPSYSHPSATYLPSGLAAPTPLPSRPTVVGGSYSYQSTNLGSAESGGTLKRKAFEMNLEEDEGGDGSRYRKYGYDPMKAGEESPYSVSEKGECRGNGFSTGNAEPQTFKPSKPSTQPLVSPQYGVAGEYSPPAGMTVENGGGGEAGFTQQQPHRSQAHKRPLICGQAGETLKSPDPRLLDLVNGEMLDCTPALGWGEVAGLTHVKAALEEDLLWPVLRPSQAVRPPRTVLLFGPRGGGKMTLARSLASQLGASFYRLSGAMLASKGKAEAEQILGALLHVAGARQPSVVLLSQVEAMEEEGLRQMLLATLEKAQLGATGLVILICATSRPDLLQDAVHRSFAKRYHVGLPDVGMRRQVLLQALAPQGCSLSERELSAVLQRAEGFSVWELLQLSQQALSSASSSTGAMHGLPATSTPPAFTDFENAFCKVRPHTTPKELDTCLEWSKVYSH; from the exons ATGCTGAGTCCCATTGTCCCCTATA GCCTATTGAAGATGCACTGGAACCCGGAGCATGCCCAGTCCCTCAGCCAGTGGCCTGAGCAGCACCTGGATGTGTCCTCCACAACTTCCTCTCCGGCTCACAAGTCAGAGTTGTATGCTGGCCGCAGCCGCAGCTCCTACAACTATGCCTGGGCCAACGATGACATCTCCGCTCTCACAGCCTCCAACCTGTTGAAGCGCTATGCTGAGAAGTATGCTGGCGTGCTGGACTCACCGTATGACCGGCCGCCGGCAGTTGGCGCTTACCCAGAGTCAGGGGCCTTTGGTGGACTCAATGGCCAGAAGACTGAGCTGGAGCCCTGGCCACTGACACATAGCACTGATGGCCCCTATCCCTTGGTGCCCCCCGGAAGCCATGATAGCCTTTCAGCTTCCAAGCCCGTAGCCACGTCAGCAGGCCCTCCTGGAGCTAGCAGCGTGTCAGTGGTCAACAGTAACCTCTCAGACTCTGGCTACAGTGGCAGCAGCTCCTGTAGTGGGTCTCACTCTGGTGAATACCCCCCCAGCTATAACAGCACCTACCTTTCCTCAGGGTACTGTCCCCAACCCAGTGCAGCACTTCCCCCTGCCTCCCTCCACACTCTACAGTCCACCCCCACCCTGGTACCTAGCTACAGCCCTACTACGCCCGTGTATAACTACCCCCCCAGCACATACCCCCATCAGACCAGTCTTGCCCCAAGCTACAGCCACCCCTCAGCTACCTACTTGCCATCGGGCCTGGCAGCCCCAACGCCACTGCCCTCGAGACCCACTGTGGTTGGAGGGAGTTACAGTTATCAGAGCACCAACCTGGGGTCTGCAGAGTCTGGAGGGACGCTAAAAAGAAAAGCATTTGAGATGAATCTGGAAGAAGATGAGGGTGGGGATGGCTCTCGATACAGGAAGTATGGCTATGACCCCATGAAAGCAGGGGAGGAGTCGCCATACAGTGTGAGTGAAAAAGGAGAATGCCGGGGGAATGGCTTCAGCACAGGTAATGCAGAGCCTCAGACCTTCAAGCCCAGTAAGCCCTCCACCCAGCCCCTTGTATCTCCACAGTATGGGGTGGCGGGGGAGTACAGCCCCCCGGCAGGAATGACAGTGGagaatggaggggggggtgagGCGGGATTCACCCAACAGCAGCCTCATCGCTCCCAGGCACATAAACGGCCGCTGATATGTGGCCAAGCTGGTGAAACTCTCAAGAGCCCGGATCCCCGGCTGCTGGACCTCGTGAATGGGGAGATGTTGGACTGCACCCCGGCCCTTGGGTGGGGTGAGGTGGCAGGACTCACCCATGTCAAGGCCGCACTTGAGGAGGACCTACTGTGGCCTGTGTTGAGGCCCAGCCAAGCAGTGCGGCCTCCCAGAACCGTCCTGCTTTTTGGCCCTCGGGGAGGTGGGAAGATGACATTGGCTCGCTCCTTGGCTTCACAGCTGGGGGCTTCTTTCTACCGACTGAGCGGCGCCATGCTGGCCTCCAAAGGAAAGGCGGAGGCCGAGCAGATCTTAGGGGCTCTCCTTCACGTTGCAGGGGCCCGGCAGCCCTCAGTTGTGCTGCTCAGCCAGGTGGAGGCCATGGAGGAGGAGGGTCTGAGGCAGATGCTGCTGGCCACTCTGGAGAAAGCTCAGCTCGGGGCAACGGGTCTGGTGATTCTCATATGTGCCACCAGCAGGCCAGACCTGCTACAGGATGCAGTCCACCGGAGCTTTGCCAAGCGGTACCACGTTGGCTTGCCGGATGTAGGCATGCGTAGACAGGTTCTGTTGCAGGCGCTGGCACCCCAAGGCTGCAGCCTGAGCGAGAGGGAGCTGAGTGCTGTGCTGCAGCGCGCCGAGGGTTTCTCGGTGTGGGAGCTACTACAGCTCAGTCAGCAGGCCCTCTCCTCGGCCTCCTCCTCCACAGGGGCCATGCACGGCCTGCCTGCAACCTCCACACCTCCAGCCTTCACAGACTTTGAGAATGCCTTCTGCAAGGTGCGCCCGCACACCACCCCAAAAGAACTGGACACTTGTTTAGAGTGGAGCAAGGTGTATAGCCACTGA
- the fignl2 gene encoding fidgetin-like protein 2 isoform X2 yields the protein MVNPILKFSLLKMHWNPEHAQSLSQWPEQHLDVSSTTSSPAHKSELYAGRSRSSYNYAWANDDISALTASNLLKRYAEKYAGVLDSPYDRPPAVGAYPESGAFGGLNGQKTELEPWPLTHSTDGPYPLVPPGSHDSLSASKPVATSAGPPGASSVSVVNSNLSDSGYSGSSSCSGSHSGEYPPSYNSTYLSSGYCPQPSAALPPASLHTLQSTPTLVPSYSPTTPVYNYPPSTYPHQTSLAPSYSHPSATYLPSGLAAPTPLPSRPTVVGGSYSYQSTNLGSAESGGTLKRKAFEMNLEEDEGGDGSRYRKYGYDPMKAGEESPYSVSEKGECRGNGFSTGNAEPQTFKPSKPSTQPLVSPQYGVAGEYSPPAGMTVENGGGGEAGFTQQQPHRSQAHKRPLICGQAGETLKSPDPRLLDLVNGEMLDCTPALGWGEVAGLTHVKAALEEDLLWPVLRPSQAVRPPRTVLLFGPRGGGKMTLARSLASQLGASFYRLSGAMLASKGKAEAEQILGALLHVAGARQPSVVLLSQVEAMEEEGLRQMLLATLEKAQLGATGLVILICATSRPDLLQDAVHRSFAKRYHVGLPDVGMRRQVLLQALAPQGCSLSERELSAVLQRAEGFSVWELLQLSQQALSSASSSTGAMHGLPATSTPPAFTDFENAFCKVRPHTTPKELDTCLEWSKVYSH from the exons ATGGTGAATCCCATATTGAAGTTCA GCCTATTGAAGATGCACTGGAACCCGGAGCATGCCCAGTCCCTCAGCCAGTGGCCTGAGCAGCACCTGGATGTGTCCTCCACAACTTCCTCTCCGGCTCACAAGTCAGAGTTGTATGCTGGCCGCAGCCGCAGCTCCTACAACTATGCCTGGGCCAACGATGACATCTCCGCTCTCACAGCCTCCAACCTGTTGAAGCGCTATGCTGAGAAGTATGCTGGCGTGCTGGACTCACCGTATGACCGGCCGCCGGCAGTTGGCGCTTACCCAGAGTCAGGGGCCTTTGGTGGACTCAATGGCCAGAAGACTGAGCTGGAGCCCTGGCCACTGACACATAGCACTGATGGCCCCTATCCCTTGGTGCCCCCCGGAAGCCATGATAGCCTTTCAGCTTCCAAGCCCGTAGCCACGTCAGCAGGCCCTCCTGGAGCTAGCAGCGTGTCAGTGGTCAACAGTAACCTCTCAGACTCTGGCTACAGTGGCAGCAGCTCCTGTAGTGGGTCTCACTCTGGTGAATACCCCCCCAGCTATAACAGCACCTACCTTTCCTCAGGGTACTGTCCCCAACCCAGTGCAGCACTTCCCCCTGCCTCCCTCCACACTCTACAGTCCACCCCCACCCTGGTACCTAGCTACAGCCCTACTACGCCCGTGTATAACTACCCCCCCAGCACATACCCCCATCAGACCAGTCTTGCCCCAAGCTACAGCCACCCCTCAGCTACCTACTTGCCATCGGGCCTGGCAGCCCCAACGCCACTGCCCTCGAGACCCACTGTGGTTGGAGGGAGTTACAGTTATCAGAGCACCAACCTGGGGTCTGCAGAGTCTGGAGGGACGCTAAAAAGAAAAGCATTTGAGATGAATCTGGAAGAAGATGAGGGTGGGGATGGCTCTCGATACAGGAAGTATGGCTATGACCCCATGAAAGCAGGGGAGGAGTCGCCATACAGTGTGAGTGAAAAAGGAGAATGCCGGGGGAATGGCTTCAGCACAGGTAATGCAGAGCCTCAGACCTTCAAGCCCAGTAAGCCCTCCACCCAGCCCCTTGTATCTCCACAGTATGGGGTGGCGGGGGAGTACAGCCCCCCGGCAGGAATGACAGTGGagaatggaggggggggtgagGCGGGATTCACCCAACAGCAGCCTCATCGCTCCCAGGCACATAAACGGCCGCTGATATGTGGCCAAGCTGGTGAAACTCTCAAGAGCCCGGATCCCCGGCTGCTGGACCTCGTGAATGGGGAGATGTTGGACTGCACCCCGGCCCTTGGGTGGGGTGAGGTGGCAGGACTCACCCATGTCAAGGCCGCACTTGAGGAGGACCTACTGTGGCCTGTGTTGAGGCCCAGCCAAGCAGTGCGGCCTCCCAGAACCGTCCTGCTTTTTGGCCCTCGGGGAGGTGGGAAGATGACATTGGCTCGCTCCTTGGCTTCACAGCTGGGGGCTTCTTTCTACCGACTGAGCGGCGCCATGCTGGCCTCCAAAGGAAAGGCGGAGGCCGAGCAGATCTTAGGGGCTCTCCTTCACGTTGCAGGGGCCCGGCAGCCCTCAGTTGTGCTGCTCAGCCAGGTGGAGGCCATGGAGGAGGAGGGTCTGAGGCAGATGCTGCTGGCCACTCTGGAGAAAGCTCAGCTCGGGGCAACGGGTCTGGTGATTCTCATATGTGCCACCAGCAGGCCAGACCTGCTACAGGATGCAGTCCACCGGAGCTTTGCCAAGCGGTACCACGTTGGCTTGCCGGATGTAGGCATGCGTAGACAGGTTCTGTTGCAGGCGCTGGCACCCCAAGGCTGCAGCCTGAGCGAGAGGGAGCTGAGTGCTGTGCTGCAGCGCGCCGAGGGTTTCTCGGTGTGGGAGCTACTACAGCTCAGTCAGCAGGCCCTCTCCTCGGCCTCCTCCTCCACAGGGGCCATGCACGGCCTGCCTGCAACCTCCACACCTCCAGCCTTCACAGACTTTGAGAATGCCTTCTGCAAGGTGCGCCCGCACACCACCCCAAAAGAACTGGACACTTGTTTAGAGTGGAGCAAGGTGTATAGCCACTGA